The following proteins are encoded in a genomic region of Brachionichthys hirsutus isolate HB-005 unplaced genomic scaffold, CSIRO-AGI_Bhir_v1 contig_992, whole genome shotgun sequence:
- the LOC137915383 gene encoding protein turtle homolog B-like: protein MAPPANARQQMQAADDERLFYGGMRKDLCAHGVREEPRFVTARAGESVILGCDASPPLDGQQPSYVVEWFKFGVPIPFFINFRFYPPHVDPEYTGRATLHGKASLQINPARSEDQGWYECRVLMLEQQYDTFHNGSWVHLTVNAPPSFTATPPQYVEAKEGGSTLLSCSAQGNPKPTISWLREGEELATNAKYSVHDGSLTILGITRDDRGAYTCRAYSDQGEVLHTTRLLVQGPPYIVSPPENITVNISQNALFTCQAEAYPGNLTYTWFWEEDNVYFKNDLKLRVRILIDGSLIIFRVKPEDDGKYTCSPSNSLGISPSASAYLTVQYPARVISMPPVIYVPRKLPGIIRCPVDANPPATSVKWEKDGYPLRVEKYPGWSLMADGSIRVAEATEDSLGTYTCVPYNALGTMGMSPPATLVLKDPPYFNVRPGGEYRQEAGRELVIPCAASGDPDIPSITWRKVGKPSKSKHNILPSGSLQFLSLGKEDHGEWECVATNVVTSITASTRILVIGTSPHAPGNIHVLPSTTSANVSWEPGYDGGFEQTFSVWFGPVSKRTDFGPHDWHSMPVSGAQTWLVVPGLEPGTEYQFSVLAQNKLGTGPFSEVVTVHTAGSPLGTPEPLVLLTPPRCLTANRTQHGVLLTWLPPANHSSPIDRYIMEFRLGERWEVLDDLIPSTETELVARDLVQESWYEFRVMAVMDDLISESSNVVGVSSTDPFPPAELPDEGLARPVVAGVVATICFLAAAVLFSTLAACFVNKQHRRKLKRKPDPPLSVTHFRKSIESPPPLTPLPGVEPCWDEPARSSFLPPPASPLLSSGKISPESSPPSRPRSLSSEGSHGPGLYVRKLPSPQREREKELSFYKKTKRAIASKKYSVSKYEAEVTTPIELICRGPDGRFVMETSPPPRRIHGFPFAEESDMYPEFRQSDEENDFDPGPLPPIMPTLRPQLSPTSSSLESTQPPTYSPRLHRPMEGMSFAEGSALHASGQAPSSRYRGFPQGPFYGYLGSRGESGIPPPFYMPDISPRSSALSSPPGTGDGPFGYPSIPEESGETELHQYSTSGHSLSHTQSPPPRSPESWQPHELPFLGLGGPRFIYPPHQSLHHPQDLPDPPPYPPHSLPPSRLQFPPLKDPSSPGLLQLEVPVAPPGRDRLLGPPVRRLAMQQAQSLGQLRHTAHGVGVPVLPYSDPAARAGSPSTAPSSSPQSWLSPRAGRRADPNLPPLVLQPSRLSPLSQSPLSTQPGSPDILVRPPPRPSILRTSRSLEMSEITLQPSATVSFSRRSSLTASPTQGARLPSPSYHAHMSYASTAASYPSQSPSPPQEGRDVFGQRPSQRRTEEEMLPSEPSQRQISASGEPLGVSSDPARSESLPALLHHCITKVKGAAANNNNNTTSGRGSALSDGVCSSQTQQQSQTPQEGRDLNLQRKRKKLNKKNSYISLTSFLHHRQTEEDQTGILAGADSEGANYGTLR, encoded by the exons ATGGCACCGCCGGCCAACGCTCGCCAACAGATGCAGGCGGCGGATGATGAAAGGCTGTTCTATGGAGGGATGAGGAAAGATCTCT GTGCCCACGGAGTGAGAGAGGAGCCCCGGTTTGTGACGGCGCGTGCAGGTGAGAGCGTGATCCTGGGGTGTGACGCGTCCCCTCCCCTGGATGGCCAGCAGCCTTCCTATGTGGTGGAGTGGTTCAAGTTCGGAGTGCCTATTCCCTTCTTCATCAACTTCCGCTTCTACCCTCCACATGTGGATCCAGAATACACTG GAAGAGCCACTCTTCATGGGAAGGCCTCCCTGCAGATTAACCCGGCGCGCTCTGAGGACCAGGGCTGGTATGAGTGCAGGGTCCTGATGCTGGAGCAACAGTACGACACCTTCCACAATGGCAGCTGGGTGCACCTCACAGTAAATG CCCCGCCTTCCTTCACAGCGACGCCACCACAATATGTGGAAGCAAAGGAAGGGGGAAGCACTCTGCTTAGCTGCTCTGCCCAGGGAAATCCAAAACCAACCATCAGCTGGCTGCGGGAAGGGGAGGAGCTTGCAACCAACGCAAAATACTCG GTACATGACGGCAGCCTAACCATCCTCGGCATCACTAGAGATGACAGAGGCGCGTACACGTGTCGAGCCTACAGTGACCAGGGCGAGGTGCTCCACACGACCCGTCTGCTGGTTCAAG GGCCTCCCTACATCGTCTCTCCACCGGAAAACATCACTGTCAACATATCCCAGAATGCACTCTTCACCTGCCAAGCAGAGGCGTATCCTGGAAATctgacctacacctggttctggGAGGAGGACAACGTCTACTTCAAGAA TGATCTGAAGCTCCGAGTTCGCATTCTCATTGATGGCAGCCTGATCATCTTCCGGGTCAAGCCGGAGGACGACGGGAAATACACCTGCAGTCCGAGCAACAGCCTCGGCATCTCGCCTTCAGCCTCAGCCTACCTGACTGTTCAGT ACCCTGCTCGAGTGATCAGCATGCCACCGGTCATTTATGTTCCACGGAAACTGCCAGGCATCATCCGCTGCCCCGTGGACGCCAACCCACCTGCGACATCAGTGAAGTGGGAGAAAGACGGCTATCCTCTCAGGGTGGAGAAG TACCCTGGTTGGAGCCTGATGGCAGATGGAAGTATCCGTGTGGCGGAGGCTACAGAAGACTCCCTGGGCACATACACCTGCGTGCCTTACAACGCCCTGGGTACCATGGGCATGTCCCCCCCTGCCACTTTGGTGCTAAAG GATCCCCCTTACTTTAATGTGAGGCCTGGGGGGGAGTACCGCCAGGAGGCTGGGAGAGAGCTAGTTATCCCCTGTGCTGCTTCTGGAGACCCTGATATCCCAAGCATCACCTGGAGAAAG GTGGGCAAGCCAAGCAAGAGTAAGCACAACATCCTACCCAGTGGCAGCTTACAGTTCCTGTCCCTCGGCAAAGAGGACCACGGAGAATGGGAGTGCGTAGCCACCAATGTGGTCACAAGCATCACTGCCAGCACGCGCATCCTCGTCATCG GCACCAGCCCACACGCTCCCGGCAATATCCATGTACTGCCCTCTACGACCTCTGCTAATGTGTCCTGGGAGCCAGGCTATGACGGAGGCTTCGAACAGACGTTCTCTGTGTGGTTCGGCCCAGT GTCAAAGAGAACAGACTTTGGTCCTCATGACTGGCATTCCATGCCTGTTTCTGGTGCTCAGACCTGGCTGGTGGTGCCAGGCCTGGAGCCTGGGACAGAGTACCAGTTCAGTGTGTTGGCACAAAACAAACTGGGCACAGGTCCGTTCAGCGAAGTTGTGACAGTCCACACTGCGG GCTCTCCTCTTGGTACCCCAGAACCACTGGTGCTTCTTACTCCACCACGGTGCCTCACAGCCAATCGCACGCAGCACGGTGTCCTCCTCACGTGGCTCCCTCCAGCAAACCACTCCTCGCCCATCGACCGATACATCATGGAGTTTCGcctgggggagaggtgggaggtTCTGGATGACTTGATCCCATCTACTGAAACCGAGCTCGTAGCTCGAGACCTTGTTCAG GAGTCCTGGTATGAGTTTAGAGTGATGGCTGTCATGGATGACCTGATCAGTGAGAGCAGCAACGTAGTGGGAGTGTCCAGCACTG ATCCCTTCCCCCCAGCAGAGTTGCCCGATGAAGGGCTGGCGCGGCCTGTGGTGGCGGGTGTTGTGGCGACTATATGTTTTCTGGCTGCAGCAGTACTTTTTAGCACTCTAGCAGCTTGCTTTGTCAATAAGCAACACCGACGCAAACTCAAGCGAAAGCCAG ATCCTCCCTTGTCTGTGACACACTTCAGGAAAAGCATTGAGTCACC GCCTCCTCTCACCCCCTTGCCAGGGGTAGAGCCCTGCTGGGATGAGCCTGCCAGGAGCAGTTTCTTGCCCCCGCCTGCCAGCCCCCT GTTATCATCGGGGAAGATTAGTCCAGAGAGCTCCCCTCCATCTCGaccccgctctctctcttcagagGGTTCCCACGGTCCCGGCCTCTACGTCAGAAAACTGCCCAGCCCTcagagagaacgagagaaagAGCTTTCCTTCTACAAGAAAACCAAGCGTGCCATAGCTAGCAAGAAATACAGTGTGTCCAAGTATGAGGCAGAGGTCACCACGCCTATTGAACTGATATGCCGTGGCCCTGATGGCCGTTTCGTCATGGAGACCAGTCCACCGCCCCGCCGTATCCATGGCTTCCCCTTCGCAGAGGAGTCCGACATGTACCCTGAGTTTCGGCAGTCGGATGAGGAGAATGATTTTGACCCTGGGCCTCTGCCGCCCATCATGCCCACCCTGCGGCCCCAGCTCTCTCCAACGTCCTCCAGCCTGGAGTCTACGCAGCCCCCAACCTACAGCCCTCGCCTACACAGGCCCATGGAAGGTATGAGCTTTGCAGAGGGCAGTGCACTTCACGCCTCAGGGCAGGCACCGTCCTCCCGCTACAGGGGCTTTCCCCAGGGCCCGTTCTATGGGTATCTAGGCAGTCGCGGTGAATCAGGGATTCCACCACCATTCTACATGCCTGACATCAGCCCGCGTAGCTCTGCTCTGTCCTCTCCCCCTGGCACCGGCGATGGGCCCTTCGGTTACCCCTCCATCCCAGAGGAGAGTGGAGAGACGGAGCTCCATCAGTACTCTACCTCTGGCCattctctgtctcacacacagagccctcctcctcgctcaccTGAAAGCTGGCAGCCTCATGAGTTACCGTTCCTGGGTTTAGGGGGTCCAAGGTTTATATATCCACCTCACCAATCCTTACACCATCCCCAGGACCTCCCTGACCCCCCACCATACCCGCCACACTCTCTCCCCCCAAGTCGCCTGCAATTCCCTCCCCTAAAGGATCCATCAAGCCCTGGACTCCTGCAGCTGGAAGTCCCTGTGGCTCCCCCAGGCAGAGACAGGCTCCTGGGGCCTCCGGTTAGGCGTTTAGCTATGCAACAGGCCCAGAGTCTCGGCCAGCTCAGACACACGGCCCACGGTGTGGGTGTACCAGTGTTGCCTTACTCTGACCCGGCAGCCCGCGCAGGGAGCCCAAGCACAGCCCCCAGTAGTAGCCCTCAGTCCTGGCTCAGCCCGAGGGCAGGGCGCCGGGCAGACCCCAACCTACCCCCGCTAGTACTCCAGCCCTCCCGACTTTCTCCACTCTCCCAAAGCCCTCTCAGCACCCAGCCAGGTTCTCCAGATATTCTAGTGCGCCCCCCTCCCCGTCCCAGCATTCTCCGCACCTCTCGGTCTTTGGAGATGTCTGAGATCACTCTGCAGCCCTCAGCCACTGTCAGTTTCTCTCGGAGGTCCTCCCTGACAGCCTCTCCCACTCAGGGCGCCAGGCTACCCAGCCCCAGTTACCATGCCCACATGTCCTATGCCTCCACTGCAGCCAGTTATCCCTCCCagtccccctctccccctcaggAGGGCAGGGACGTTTTCGGGCAGAGGCCATCCCAGagaaggacagaggaggagatgctTCCCTCAGAGCCCTCTCAGCGCCAGATATCAGCCTCAGG ggAACCTCTAGGTGTGTCTAGTGATCCTGCAAGGTCTGAGAGCTTGCCAGCGCTGCTGCACCACTGTATTACAAAAGTAAAGGGAGCGGccgccaacaacaacaacaacacaacctcTGGAAGGGGAAGTGCTCTCTCTGACG GTGTGTGTTCCTCTCAGACCCAGCAGCAATCGCAGACACCCCAAGAGGGGCGGGATCTAAACCtccagagaaagaggaaaaagctGAACAAGAAGAACTCCTATATCTCTTTGACCTCCTTCCTGCACCACAGGCAGACTGAGGAGGACCAGACAGGCATTCTGGCAGGAGCAGACTCTGAGGGCGCAAATTATGGGACTCTACGCTGA